The Arthrobacter oryzae DNA window GGAACGCACCGGCGTCGACTTCACCTCGCGGATCGACGGAGCCATGCACGCCTGCGGCCACGACCTCCACACGTCCATGCTTGCCGGCGCAGCCCGGCTCCTGGCCGACCGCCGGGATCAGCTGGCCGGCGACGTTGTGCTGATGTTCCAGCCGGGTGAGGAAGGCTTCGACGGCGCCTCCCACATGATCCGCGAAGGCGTCCTGGACGCAGCCGGACGCCGCGTGGACGCCGCCTACGCCATGCACGTGTTCTCCGCCCTGGAACCGCATGCCCAGTTCTGCACCAAGCCGGGCGTCATCCTGAGTGCCTCGGACGGGCTCTTCGTCACCGTCCTGGGAGCAGGCGGCCACGGTTCCGCACCGCACTCCGCAAAGGATCCGGTGACGGCGGTCGCCGAAATGGTGACGGCGCTGCAGGTAATGATCACGCGGCAGTTCAACATGTTCGATCCCGTGGTCCTCACAGTGGGCCTCCTGCAGGCAGGCACCAAGCGCAACGTCATCCCTGAATCCGCGCGCTTCGAGGCCACCATCCGCACGTTCTCCGATGCGTCCCGGGAGCGGATGATGACGGCCATTCCGGTCCTGCTCAAGGGCATCGCGGCGGCCCACGGCCTCGAGGTGGACGTCGACTACCGCTCCGAGTATCCCCTCAGTGTCACGGACGAAGACGAAACGCACACTGCCGAGAAAGCCATCCAGAAGCTGTTTGGCGATTCGCGCCTCACCCGCTGGGCCACGCCGCTCAGCGGCTCGGAGGACTTCTCCCGGGTCATGGCGGAGGTGCCCGGCACCTTCATCGGCCTCAGCGCCGTCGCCCCGGGGGCGGACCACACGTCCACCCCGTTCAACCATTCCCCCTACGCCACGTTCGACGACGGCGTTCTCTCCGACGGCGCGGCCCTCTACACGGAGCTTGCCGTCTCCCGTATCGCGGCCCTTGCGGCCGCAGGCAACTGATCCTTCCCCCACCACTTTGGAGCGCCACATGACTTCCACCGTAGGCACGCCAGCCGACGTCCAGGTCCACAAATCCCATCTGCGCACCCTCATCGGCACCGGCATCGGCAACGCCGTCGAATGGTACGACTGGGCCATCTACGCAACATTCTCGCCCTTCATCGCGAGTGCACTGTTCAGCAAGGCGGATCCGACGTCGGCCTTCCTCGCCACCCTGGCGATCTTCGCCGTCGGATTCGTGGCCCGTCCGTTCGGCGGCTTCGTATTCGGCTGGATCGGTGACCGGATAGGCCGCAAGACGTCCATGACGTTCGCGGTGGGGCTCGCCGCACTGGGCAGCCTGCTGATCGGCATTGCCCCGACCTTCGAAGCCGTGGGAGCCTTCGCATCCGTGATGCTGCTGGTGGCCCGCCTGATCCAGGGCCTGGCCCACGGCGGCGAGCTGCCGTCGTCGCAGACCTACCTCTCCGAGATGGCCCCCAAGGAAAAGCGCGGCTTCTGGGCCACGCTGATCTACACCTCCGGCACCGCCGGAATCCTGGCCGGAACCTTGCTCGGGGCCGTCCTGTCCAACGTCCTGAGCCAGGCCGACATGAACGCGTGGGGCTGGCGCATCCCCTTCCTGATCGGCGGCGCGCTGGGTGTCTATGCCCTGGTGATGCGGGCACGGATGAGGGAAACCGAGGCCTTCGCAGCCGAAACGCCCAAGGAAAAGCACGAGCCGATGTGGCCGCAGATCTACCGGCACCGCAAGCAGGCACTGCAGGTCATCGGACTGACCGTCGGCCTGACCGTGAGCTACTACATCTGGGGCGTCGTGGCGCCGAGCTACGCCGCCACCGCGCTGAAGATGGACCGCGGCGAAGCCCTCTGGGCCGGGGTGATTGCCAACATCGTCTTCATCGCCGCCCTGCCGTTCTGGGGCAAACTGTCGGACCGCATCGGCCGCAAGCCGGTCCTGATCGCGGGTTCAGCCGGCGCCGCGCTGTTCCACTTCCCCATGACCTGGCTGCTGAAGGACTCCCCCTGGCAGCTGGCCGTCACGATGTCCGTGATGCTGTTCTTCATCGCCGCCAGCGCGGCCATCGTTCCGGCCGTCTACGCCGAGCTCTTCCCCACCAAGATCCGCACCGTCGGCGTCGGGGTCCCCTACTCCATCTGCGTCGCGGCCTTCGGAGGCACTGCCCCGTACCTGCAGACCTGGCTGGGCACCATCGGACAGGCCAACCTGTTCAACGTCTACGCCGTGCTCCTGCTGCTGGTGGGCATCGCGTTCGTCTTCACCATCCCTGAGACCAAGGGCAAGGACCTGACGCACTAGCTGTCACCGGCCGGCGGCATAGTCCGCCTGAGGGGCCAACTGAGGAGGAACGGCCAAGGCCGGGCGGCACTGCCGCCCGGCCTTAGTTATGGTCGCGTCTGGAGCGTCACAAGCCCGGCCCGCACACCGGATGCCCAGCCGGACCTGCGTACAATCGACCGACAGCCATCTACCAAGGGAACCATGAAGAAACTCACCACGGCCCTGCTCGCCGCCGGGCTCATCATCTCCGCTTCCGCCTGCTCCGCACCGGCACAGCTGACCACAGCGGAAACCTGCGACCGGCTCAAGATCGTTGTGACGGACTCCAGCACCAGCGCCGGCAAGACCGGGATGATTATCCTGGGCAACCGGCTCCGCCCGCTCGTCGGGGGTGCCTCCGATGAGATGAAGCCCGCCGTGCAGGCGATCCTGGATTACGCCGATGAGAACGCGAAAGAGTCGCCCGACGCGGAAAAGATGGCCCAGCTGCAGGCCGACTACCAGAAGGCCGGCGCTACATTCGGGCAGTTCTGCAACTAGTCGCTGCCACCAGTTGTTTCGGCGCGGCGCAGCCCTTGTCCCTATCGGCGGTTAGCCCAGGTGGACGGGAGCGGCGTCGGCGCCGGAGCCGCTGAACGTCGTCCGGTCGATCCTGATCAGGACCAGGGCAGGGGGCGGACCCCGGTTTCCTGGTGGGACTTCCGCTTGACGTCGGCAGAGATATCAAGGATGGCCACAGCGAGGGCACGGAGGTCCACTGCCTGCGCCGCTCCTTCGCCTGGGCCAACATTTCCCATCCCCTCAGCATAGGCGCGGGAAGGACCACGGCCGGTATGATTTCCCGGGCCGGGCCGCTCCGGGTGCCACGCGTGATTCCGGCCGAAATACCCCTTAGGGTATATTGGGCGTGTTCCCGGGCCGCCGGGAAGCCATGCAGGAAGCCCCGAAGGATCAGGATGAACGCAGAGGAACGGCCGGAAGGCCTGCAGCTAGACGAGTCCGCCACACCGGGAACGGCGGCCGGAGCGGACCGGGCCGGACTGGATGGCCACCGCCTTCAACGCCACGTGGTATCCGTTCTCGTCTGCGGCCAGATCCTCGGCGGCATCGGCATGGGGGCAACCCTCTCCCTGGGATCCCTGCTGGCGGCACAGCTCTCCGGATCGAACGCATGGTCCGGCATGGCAGCCACCATGAGCACCCTCGGCGCCGCTTTCGCCGCTGTCCCGCTGGCCCGCCTGGCCCAGGCCCGCGGCCGGCGGATCTCGCTGTCCACCGGCGCCCTGATCGCCGGAGCGGGAGCCGTCCTGGCCATCAGCTCCGCCGCACTGGGCCTTTTTCCGTTGCTGCTGGTGGGCCTGATGCTCCTCGGCGCGGGCTCCGCAGTAAACCTGCAGGCACGTTTCGCCGCAACCGACCTGTCCCGCCCGGGGTCCCGGGGCCGTGACCTCTCCATAGTCGTATGGTCCACAACCATCGGTGCGGTCCTGGGGCCGAACCTCTTCGGCCCTGGCGAGACAGTCGGTGCCGCCCTCGGCCTTCCCCCGCTGACCGGCGCTTTCGCCTTTTCCGTCGCCGCCCAGCTGGCTGCCGCCGTCGTCTATTCCACCGGCCTGCGGCCGGACCCCCTGCTCACCGCCATGGCCTCACGCGTGCCCGACCTCGCAGCACCCCGGCCACAAAGCGGCCTGCGGATTCTGCGGCGCAACCCCCGGGCGCGGTATGCCGTGGCCGCTGTCGCGCTCAGCCACGCCGCCATGGTGGCGCTGATGTCCATGACGCCCGTGCACCTGAAAGACCACGGGGCCAGCCTCACGGTGGTCGGACTGACGATCAGCCTGCACATTGCCGGCATGTACGCGCTGTCTCCCGTTTTCGGCTGGATGGCGGATAAAGCCGGCCGGCTGCGCACCATCCTGCTGGGCCAGGCCATGCTGCTGGTTTCACTCATGCTGGCCGGGCTGGCTCCGGACTCCGGCACGGCCGTCACCGCTAGCCTGATCCTGCTGGGGCTGGGCTGGTCCGCCTCTGTTGTTGCCGGGTCGGCGCTGGTGGCCGAGTCCGCGCATGTGCAGGACCGGCCGGCGATCCAGGGTGTTTCGGACCTGAGCATGAACGCGGCCGGGGCAACCGGCGGCGCGCTGGCCGGTCCGGTGCTGGCCGCCGTCGGGTACTCCGGGCTTGGATTCCTTTCCACCGCACTGGTGGCCGCCGTGATCATCTGGACTTTCCTGCAACCCAAACAATGACGACGGCGGCAGTTACCTCGCGTGACGCCCAGTTACCTTTGACACGCCCGGCGCCTCCCTTTCGGGCTCCCCGATGACGCTTTGAGTCACTGGATTAACGCGGGTGAACGCGCGCGACGCGGGCCATTGATGGTCCGACAGGCCGGACCGTAGTCTCAGTCCAATCGACCGCAGGCCTGCGGTGAAGCCCCCGCTGGGACCACCGCAATCGTGAAGGAATCCCCATGTCATCGCATCAGAACCCCGAAGGATCCACCCGCATCGTTGCGGGGCAAACCTCCAAGCCCCAAAGCTCCAATCCGAAGCGCAAGCGCGCCCTCGGAATCGGCATCGCCGCGGGCCTCGTGGCACTCATCGCCGGCGGCGCGGCAGTGGCATCGTCGCTGTCCGGCACCACGGGCAATACCGCAGCGCAGCCGGCGGCCGCAGCCGCAGCACCCGCGGCGGAGTTGAGGCTGGGCTATTTCGGCAACGTCACGCACGCCCCGGCCCTGGTGGGGGTGAAGGAAGGCTTTATTGCGAAGAGCCTGGGGGAGACGAAGCTGAGCACGCAGGTGTTCAACGCCGGGCCGGCGGCGATCGAGGCGCTGAACGCCGGGGCCATTGATGCGACGTATATCGGGCCGAATCCGGCGATCAACTCGTTCGTGAAGAGCCAGGGCGAGTCCGTCAGCATCATTGCCGGTGCCGCGGCCGGCGGTGCGCAGCTGGTGGTCAAGCCCGGGATCGGTTCGGCCGCGGACCTGAAGGGCACGACCCTGTCAACGCCGCAGCTGGGCGGCACCCAGGATGTGGCGCTGCGGGCGTGGCTCGCCGCGCAGGGTTACAAGACCAACACCGACGGCAGCGGCGACGTCGCGATCAACCCGACCGAGAACGCGCAGACGCTGAAGCTGTTCCAGGACGGCAAGCTCGACGGCGCATGGCTGCCTGAGCCGTGGGCTTCCCGGCTGGTGCTGCAGGCCGGCGCGAAGGTCCTGGTGGACGAGAAGGAGCTGTGGGACGGGTCGCTGACGGGCAAGCCGGGCGAGTTCCCCACCACCATCCTGATCGTGAACAAGAAGTTCGCCGCCGCCCACCCGGAGACCGTGAAGGCGCTCCTGAAGGGCCACGCCGAATCCGTCACCTGGCTCAACTCCGCCGCCGCTGATGAGAAATCCACTGTCATCAACGCCGCCCTGAAGGAAGCCTCCGGCGCAGAACTGAAGCCCGACGTCATTGAGCGGTCCCTCAAGAACATCGTGTTCACCGTGGATCCGCTGGCCGGCGCGTACAAGAAGCTGCTGCAGGACGGCGTGGATGCCGGCACCACCAGGCAGGCCGACATCAACGGCATCTTCGACCTCGCCGCCCTGAACAGCGTCACCACGGAAACCGGGGCCAACCAAGTCAGCGCCGCCGGGCTTGGCAAGGACTGAGGCAGGCCACTGCCGTGATGCCGAGGGGGCGGCGGCCGCCCCCTCTCCGGGTTAACCCCCGATGAAACGATCCCGTCCGGCCCGGTACCCGAACAAGGCGGCGAGCGAGCCCACCACCAGGAACAGCACCCCCGCTGCGGCAAACGATCCGGTGGCCTGGTGCAGCTGCCCCACCATCAGCGTGCCCGTGGAGCCGACGCCGTAGCCCACGCCCTGCATCATGCCGGACAGGTGGGCCGCCGTGTGGCCGTCCCGGGTCCGCAGCATGATCATGGTCAGCGCCACCGCGGTCAGGCTGCCCTGGCCGAGCCCCAGCAGCCCGGTCCACACCCAGATGAAGTCCAGCGGCCCGAAAATGCTCAGCGCGAACCCGCCGCCGGTCATGAGCGCCACCACCGTGTTGATGGCCCGCTGGTCACGGAACCGGGCCGCCAGCGCCGGCGCGAAGAGTGAGCCGAGCATCTGCAGGACGATGGAGGCGGAGACGATCAGCCCCGCGGTCCCGCCGTCCACTCCGCGTTCCCGCAGGATGGGCGCCAGCCAGGCGAACACGCTGAAGGACATCATGGCCTGCAGCACCATAAAGATGGTGACCTGCCAGGCCACCGCCGAGCGCCACACGTTCACGCCGTCGGCAACGGCCTGGTGCCGCGGGTGCCGCTGCCGGACAGCCAGCGGAAGGAACAGGACAAGTACGACGGCGGCGGGCAGCGCCCAGAACCACAGCGCCGCTGTCCACTCCCCCGACTCGGCGAACACCGGGTACGTGAACCCGGCGCCCAGGGCGGCGGAGGCGCAGATCGCGGTGGTGTACAGGCCTCCCATCAGCCCCAGCCGGTGCGGGAAGTCGCGCTTCACCAGGCCGGGCAGCAGCACGTTGCAGAGGGCGATGGCGGCGCCGCAGGCGGCTGTTCCGGCCAGCAGTGCGGGCAGGTGGCCGGCGCCGGGCAGGTCAAGCGGACGGAGCAGAAGCCCGGCGGTGAGCACGCCCATGGCTCCGAGCAGCACCCGCTCGGCACCGAACCGCCGGGCGAGGACGGGCGCCAGCGGCGCGAATACTCCCAGCAGGGTCACCGGCACGGTGGTGAGGACCACCACCGCCCAGCCGGGCAGCCCGGCGTCGGACCGTATTTCCGGAAGCACCGCCGCGAAACTGGAGAACACCGTGCGCAGGTTCAGCCCGATCAGCACCAGGCACACGCCGAGGTAGACCAGTCCGCGGCGGCCGCTGACGTGGGTGGGTTCGGCGGCGGGCAGCTCATCGATTTCGGCGTCCACCAGCGTGCCGGCGGTGTCGCTCCTGGAGCGGCCTGGGGCTTTGGTCTTCGCGGGATCGCCCGCGGGATTGCCCGCGGCGGCGTTCTTGGCTCGGTTCGTGGCTTCGGTCACGCGCCCCATTCTCGCAGGCAGCGGCGCGCAACCGCCGCCGCTAGGACGTGCTGACTATCAAGTAGCGCTCGTCCGTGATCTCCTTGCCCCACAACGCCGGGTCCCCCAGCATGGTCACGGTAGCATTCTTGCGGTGGCGGCGAACCAGCTCAACGCAGCGGTCAGCGGGGATCCCCGCACCGGTTCCCCACAATCCCTCCACGAGGATTATGGTGCCCGGATCGCGAAGCAGCCCGGTCCAGCGGGCCAGGGCCGCGTCCGGATCCGGCAGAGCCCACAGCACGTGGCGGGCAAGCACCGCATCGAAGGAGCCCGGTGCCAGGGCAGGGGAAGAGGCGTCGCCCACCACGAACTCCGCAGACACCCCGGCGGCCGCAGCCTTCGCCCGGGCGATGTCCACCATGTTCCCTGACAAGTCCATGCCCCGGACCCGGTGGCCGGCACTGCCCAGCAGCAGCGAAAGACTGCCGGTCCCGCAGCCAAGGTCCGCCACGTCGCTGCCGGGTTCCGGGATCAGCGGTAACAATAGCGCCTCCCATGCTCCGCGGACGGCGGGGTCGGCGAGCCCGTGGTCCGCTTCGTCGTCGAATGTCTCGGCTTGGGCATCCCAATAGCTGCGCACGGCATCAGTCATGCGGGACAGTCTCGCACGTCCGGCGCCGACTCAAAAGGCCGGGAGGTACCCCCGGGCCCAGGGAGTTTTTGTCCACTTATCGAGAGTTGGAGCGCTCTCATCCCGCGTTATCTGGACAAAAACTCAACTATTCTGGAAGGGATGAGTGAATCCCCAGAAACCCCCGAGTCCGCACCTGCCCAGACGCCGGAGGCCACCCCGGGTTCAGCCGCCGACCAGCCGCAGGCGGCCCGGCCGGTGACCCCTGGCAGCCAGGCGTCCTTCGGCACCTACGGCGGCCGGCCTGTCAGCTTCGTTCGCCGCGGAACCCGTTTGCAGGGCCGCCGGCAGCTGGCCTGGGAGGAGCACTCGGACCGCTGGGCGGTTGACGTCCCGCGGCACATCGCCAACACTTCCGTGCACCCCGACTACGTTTTCGACGCCGCGGCGGAGTTCGGACGCACGGCTCCGCTGATCGTGGAGATCGGTTCGGGCCTCGGCGATGCCGTCTGCCACGCGGCCGAAGAGAACCCGGACTGGGATTTCCTGGCTGTGGAGGTCTACACCCCCGGGCTCGCCAACACCATGATCAAGATCAACAGCCGCGGGCTCAGCAACGTCCGCGTGGTGGAAGCCAACGCGCCCGAGGTCCTCGCCACCATGCTGCCGGCAGGCTCCGTCAGCGAGGTCTGGGTCTTCTTCCCCGACCCCTGGCACAAGTCGCGCCACCATAAGCGCCGCCTGATCCAGCCCGAGTTCGCCGCGCTCGTTGCCGCGGCGCTGAAGCCCGGCGGCCTGTTCCGGGTGGCCACCGACTGGTCAAACTACGCCGTCCACGTCCGCGATGTGATGGCCGGCTCCGCCGATTTCGTGAACCTGCACGACGGCGAGCGCAGGGGTCCCGAAAGCCCGCTCACGCAGGTATGGCAGTCCGGGGTTGAATCCCTGGTGGGCGGCGCGCCGGTCAAGGAGGGCCGCGCCCCGGTGAGCACCGAACACACCGGCCCCAACGAGGGCGTGGACGAAACCGGCGGCTGGGCGCCGCGGTTCGAGGGCCGGATCCGGACGAGCTTCGAAAACAAGGCGCACGAAGCGGGCCGGCTCATCTTCGATCTGTGCTATCGGCGGCTATGATGCACCATGGCCTCCGCACCGCCGCCGGTACCTCCGCACGTCCCGCAGCGCCGGTCCGCTGACTCGCGCGGGCTGGCGGCCGGCATCACCAGCCTCGTCACCGCAGTGCTGGCGCCGGTGGCGGCCATGTTCGGCCTCTCGACGTTCATCATGGCGGCCGCGGAGCCCCTCCTGGCCAACGTCCCGCTGCCTGACACCAGCGGTTACTGGGTCCTGCTGACCGTCCTGGTGGGCCTCCTGGCCGGGCTGGTCCTGACCTCGGTGATCACCGGAATCGTGGCCATCAGGCGCTCACAGCGGATGAACGCCGGCAGGATCACCGGACTGCTGGGCCTGGCGTTTACGGCGTTCAACATGACGGGTGGCCTCTGGACCTGGGCCGGCTTGGCCGGACCGTGGCCCCTCCTCGGCTAAGCACCGGGTGCCGGGCCAGGCGTCAGCTCACCCGGATGGCGCCGACCACTTCCTTGAGCAGGCCGATCCGCGGCTCCAGCTGCGGGTCGGCATACGGCCAGATCACCACCACACCGATGAAGCGGTCCTTTTCCCACACGCCCACGGTGGCGGCAGCTTTCGCGTCACCGCGTGCGTCGTCATAACCGACGACGACGGCGTACGCGGCCTTGCCGGGAAGGTTCAGTTCGCCTTCGGTCAGCAGCGTGCCGCCGCGCTCTTCAAGGTAGTGCGCTGACATCAGGTGCGCCCAGCCGTTGGCCTGCGCCGGACCCGCAACGGAGGTGTCGTCTTTGATGACAGTGACGAGGACGTCCCCCGGCAGCCCGTACTGCTCCGTGCCGGGACCG harbors:
- a CDS encoding MFS transporter, which codes for MNAEERPEGLQLDESATPGTAAGADRAGLDGHRLQRHVVSVLVCGQILGGIGMGATLSLGSLLAAQLSGSNAWSGMAATMSTLGAAFAAVPLARLAQARGRRISLSTGALIAGAGAVLAISSAALGLFPLLLVGLMLLGAGSAVNLQARFAATDLSRPGSRGRDLSIVVWSTTIGAVLGPNLFGPGETVGAALGLPPLTGAFAFSVAAQLAAAVVYSTGLRPDPLLTAMASRVPDLAAPRPQSGLRILRRNPRARYAVAAVALSHAAMVALMSMTPVHLKDHGASLTVVGLTISLHIAGMYALSPVFGWMADKAGRLRTILLGQAMLLVSLMLAGLAPDSGTAVTASLILLGLGWSASVVAGSALVAESAHVQDRPAIQGVSDLSMNAAGATGGALAGPVLAAVGYSGLGFLSTALVAAVIIWTFLQPKQ
- the trmB gene encoding tRNA (guanosine(46)-N7)-methyltransferase TrmB; the protein is MSESPETPESAPAQTPEATPGSAADQPQAARPVTPGSQASFGTYGGRPVSFVRRGTRLQGRRQLAWEEHSDRWAVDVPRHIANTSVHPDYVFDAAAEFGRTAPLIVEIGSGLGDAVCHAAEENPDWDFLAVEVYTPGLANTMIKINSRGLSNVRVVEANAPEVLATMLPAGSVSEVWVFFPDPWHKSRHHKRRLIQPEFAALVAAALKPGGLFRVATDWSNYAVHVRDVMAGSADFVNLHDGERRGPESPLTQVWQSGVESLVGGAPVKEGRAPVSTEHTGPNEGVDETGGWAPRFEGRIRTSFENKAHEAGRLIFDLCYRRL
- a CDS encoding M20 metallopeptidase family protein; amino-acid sequence: MSITADARELQGDIARFRQELHREPEIGLDLPRTQEKVIRELEGLPYEITLGESTTSVTAVLRGGAPHASAERPAVLLRADMDGLPVQERTGVDFTSRIDGAMHACGHDLHTSMLAGAARLLADRRDQLAGDVVLMFQPGEEGFDGASHMIREGVLDAAGRRVDAAYAMHVFSALEPHAQFCTKPGVILSASDGLFVTVLGAGGHGSAPHSAKDPVTAVAEMVTALQVMITRQFNMFDPVVLTVGLLQAGTKRNVIPESARFEATIRTFSDASRERMMTAIPVLLKGIAAAHGLEVDVDYRSEYPLSVTDEDETHTAEKAIQKLFGDSRLTRWATPLSGSEDFSRVMAEVPGTFIGLSAVAPGADHTSTPFNHSPYATFDDGVLSDGAALYTELAVSRIAALAAAGN
- a CDS encoding class I SAM-dependent methyltransferase, whose protein sequence is MTDAVRSYWDAQAETFDDEADHGLADPAVRGAWEALLLPLIPEPGSDVADLGCGTGSLSLLLGSAGHRVRGMDLSGNMVDIARAKAAAAGVSAEFVVGDASSPALAPGSFDAVLARHVLWALPDPDAALARWTGLLRDPGTIILVEGLWGTGAGIPADRCVELVRRHRKNATVTMLGDPALWGKEITDERYLIVSTS
- a CDS encoding MFS transporter — encoded protein: MGRVTEATNRAKNAAAGNPAGDPAKTKAPGRSRSDTAGTLVDAEIDELPAAEPTHVSGRRGLVYLGVCLVLIGLNLRTVFSSFAAVLPEIRSDAGLPGWAVVVLTTVPVTLLGVFAPLAPVLARRFGAERVLLGAMGVLTAGLLLRPLDLPGAGHLPALLAGTAACGAAIALCNVLLPGLVKRDFPHRLGLMGGLYTTAICASAALGAGFTYPVFAESGEWTAALWFWALPAAVVLVLFLPLAVRQRHPRHQAVADGVNVWRSAVAWQVTIFMVLQAMMSFSVFAWLAPILRERGVDGGTAGLIVSASIVLQMLGSLFAPALAARFRDQRAINTVVALMTGGGFALSIFGPLDFIWVWTGLLGLGQGSLTAVALTMIMLRTRDGHTAAHLSGMMQGVGYGVGSTGTLMVGQLHQATGSFAAAGVLFLVVGSLAALFGYRAGRDRFIGG
- a CDS encoding ABC transporter substrate-binding protein — translated: MSSHQNPEGSTRIVAGQTSKPQSSNPKRKRALGIGIAAGLVALIAGGAAVASSLSGTTGNTAAQPAAAAAAPAAELRLGYFGNVTHAPALVGVKEGFIAKSLGETKLSTQVFNAGPAAIEALNAGAIDATYIGPNPAINSFVKSQGESVSIIAGAAAGGAQLVVKPGIGSAADLKGTTLSTPQLGGTQDVALRAWLAAQGYKTNTDGSGDVAINPTENAQTLKLFQDGKLDGAWLPEPWASRLVLQAGAKVLVDEKELWDGSLTGKPGEFPTTILIVNKKFAAAHPETVKALLKGHAESVTWLNSAAADEKSTVINAALKEASGAELKPDVIERSLKNIVFTVDPLAGAYKKLLQDGVDAGTTRQADINGIFDLAALNSVTTETGANQVSAAGLGKD
- a CDS encoding MFS transporter yields the protein MTSTVGTPADVQVHKSHLRTLIGTGIGNAVEWYDWAIYATFSPFIASALFSKADPTSAFLATLAIFAVGFVARPFGGFVFGWIGDRIGRKTSMTFAVGLAALGSLLIGIAPTFEAVGAFASVMLLVARLIQGLAHGGELPSSQTYLSEMAPKEKRGFWATLIYTSGTAGILAGTLLGAVLSNVLSQADMNAWGWRIPFLIGGALGVYALVMRARMRETEAFAAETPKEKHEPMWPQIYRHRKQALQVIGLTVGLTVSYYIWGVVAPSYAATALKMDRGEALWAGVIANIVFIAALPFWGKLSDRIGRKPVLIAGSAGAALFHFPMTWLLKDSPWQLAVTMSVMLFFIAASAAIVPAVYAELFPTKIRTVGVGVPYSICVAAFGGTAPYLQTWLGTIGQANLFNVYAVLLLLVGIAFVFTIPETKGKDLTH